Below is a window of Ciona intestinalis chromosome 5, KH, whole genome shotgun sequence DNA.
ttattaaattaccATTGTTCTTTAGATACCAATAACGCTTGGGGTGTTTGTTAActcatattatgacatcaagTTTAGCATGGTTGGATCAATATATGCAGTAGCTGGGGTGATGGTGACAGCAGTGTATCAAATTGTAAGTTATTAACAGAAACTGAGTTTTGTTTCAGTTCAGGATCTCTTTTGAGGGTCACACCTGTGCTATTCTCTGGTTTTGTTTGCAGAACAGTGATTGCATATAAAACACATGCTAGgattcatttaaattaatgtgGATAAATATTCACTGACAGCTTTGCTGTTCAAATGGCTAAGAATAAGTACTATCAGTACCAGCAGACACAATGCAATATACAATTCCAAGGACCTTAGATTTATCtagacatttttattttattgaaacagtTAAATTTTGGGTTAAGTTGCTAACACATCATAAGAATACAGGTggtaatacaaaaaagttgttatcttatttattttaacagaatagttgaatatgtttttaatttatttagttgGTTGGAAGCAAGCAGAAAGAACTACAAGCTAATTCAATGCAACTTTTGTATTATCAAGCTCCCCTATCATCGCTTATGCTGCTGGTTATTATCCCAATATTTGAACCAGTTATTTCTGAAGGAGGTGTCTTTAGTGGTTCATGGGGTTTTGGTAGgatcttttttttttacttcctttaaccatatagaatataaaagtCCATGAAATTGAGTCGACCATTTGAGATTTACATAATTTGTAAATCTTAAATGGTCAACTCAAtttcttgtttaaattattagttTCAGCAATGTATAACTAAAggatatattaaacataactgTAATGTGTTGCCCAGTGGTTAGCCCACATTTAgttctaaaaatattgttcAAGATGCTGTTACCAATATGTGTGTGTGGGtttccttgagcaagacactaaacagcaattgctttaacccagtggttccttaTGTGTTGGCAAATTTTTCAGCcctatttaaaataacctataaaaataatcaccattTCCTCAaatttacatatatggtaacttgtaagcggacatgaggtatgtgaaagaaaacattgatgttataatgacttgtTGTTCTGCCACGCATAGTTTATTAAGATACATTCATGTGGGCGAACTGTGGCCTTACTTTGACTCCCATGGGGTGATCCGCCACCGCATAAAATTACTCCAAGGGCATGGACTAGTATCTAGGTCACAGTACTGGTTTCAAATGTAGTTTGTTTGCTAAAGTCAAAGCATTGGTATGTTGTCATATTGCAAGCATAGTTAAAAATCAGTTCTGTGACTGCAGTTATGATTCATGCTACCAATAATTCATGCTTGCTTGGGATTAGCCATACTTCCCATATAGCACTTcctattataaacaaataactttACCACGTTGTATAATTAGATGCAATTCGTTTGGTCCTTGCAAGTGGTGTGATTGCTTTCATGATAAACTTGACAATATTCTGGATCATTGGAAACACGTCACCTGTGACCTACAATATGTTtggtcattttaaatttagcatTACCCTATTGGGTGGTTACTTCCTATTTCGCGATCCAATTCAACTTTACCAAGTGTTTGGAATATTAATCACTGTGTGTGGTGAGTAAGAGAAATTGCCAAGTATATAGCTCAcaactttaaacttttatcTCATATTTATTGACCGACATTGCCTAAGAGTGAGTCACAAAGTTTAATGCTATTGATAAGTTAACCAAATAGTCTATTGCGTTATACCTTAACTTGCGTTCAATACAGTCATACTGGACCCTAGGGGTTATTAAGGTTTTTGTTGATTGATGAACACTAGGCAACTAGTGACTTACTTATGGCTAGGATtgactttatttataaacatcaATAAAggttcattctgttttattatattttgcatCACAGGTATTCTTGCATACACACATGAAAAACTAAAAGGTCAATCAAGTCCTAAAAGTAAACTTCAAACAAGAGTATAGGCAATAAACATTTCTACCTTTCttgatatttaaaaacaaatcgtACTGCAATATGggctattattttaaacagtctggcttgaaaaaaatttaatgcaataaTTCACTTACTTTAGGCCTGGATCATATgacattttattacattacTCTCGTTTCCTCAGCTTGACTGGCATAAAATTCGTgcctattattattatgttgcaATCTTAGGCCTTGGTTTAATAATATGCCATTACCTGCAATATGTACCATTGTACCCCATCGTCGAACAGTCTTTTtcaagtatttaaatatgttcacTCTTTCCAGtgcatttaattttgtaatcaaatatttttattaccaaCTTATGAACTACATAGTGATGCTGATATGATTTAAGTGCTTAAAAGTTTAGCCTAAACTAATATTGCACTAGGTAgctgttttcttttttatctaCATTACCATATTATTTTAGTAATTAACCCTAGACAAGTTACCATATGTATTGCCTATGTATATTGTTAACACCTTCATATTCTTTAGAGTAGAAAATGCAGTATGTTATTAATTATTCGTATTAAAagatgtaatattaaaatactgcCTTAACAAGTTGTGGACTAATAATAATGTATGATAAATGGTTAGTTTTATCCTAATATTACTGACACAAAAGCTAAACTAATGCTACCCAATGTGTACGAATGTAAAGCATGCATAACTTGTTTATTGGTCAAAACTGAGGCATCGTCAATTACAATGTTCAGTTCATTGCATTACAGcacaatatatacattacatttcGTTGGAGGTTTGAGAGCATTTGGTTAACAATGTTTAGATGTACACCAATAAACAGTTTATCCGTCAGAACTTTATTGAAAAGTAACAATTTTGAACAACAGTTTTGGGAACAAACACAACACAAATTATGTCAtctatttttactgttttaataaaatatcaacTTTAAAGAAGAAAGTTATTTCCATCTATTGTTGGCGTAATCCCATTTTGAAGAATAACCAGTGATATCTCCAGCATGTGACTGAATTTGGCGTTTTATACTGGCTTTTACCCAATCCTCATCGAGTGTGGTCCAAACATATGGAGGGTTGATGTATAAATGGATAAATAAATGGAGCAGGAGACCAAAGCTGATAAAAATCATACCCGCACCCAAAACGGACTTCCAACCATCTTGGTCACGACACATGTCTGCAATCGACGTGCCGAAGTAGGAGTTGTACAAATCCATTTGCTCTTCCACTGACAACTTTTTCCAGTCTCCTACCTCCATTTCTTTTAGTGTTGCAAGGTCTCCAGTATATTTGAGTGTGCGGGGTTTGTCTGGAATTGGATTGGTCAAACTTTCATGAAAAATTGGATTCACATTTGGGTCACGATTTTCAGCTAATTGTACTGGGCCACCAAACCCAACCACCATGCTTGGTCTCACTTTGGTTAAGTGCACACTGCGGTGAGAGACAACTCGGTGCAGAGCAACGCGAAGCAAACTTGATGCCATTTTCTTTACCAATTTAACCAAAATACAGAAAAGCAATCAATTTGGAATGGATGCAACTTATTTCTGTATAACAAAATGTTAATAGATACAATAAAAGGTATAAGTTTGTCTAACGCTAGCATGATATTTTCAGTTAAGCTATCGTACGTAGAATTTTATTATGTACAGCATTCCAACACATACCGGTACGTGACTGGAATCGCACCCGGCCCTTTTCTTTTTTCCGTTATTGGTTAACGACCTTGGTGGCAGTGCATATTTTGGATGAGAGGTAATCATCTTCGGCAGTGGCAAACTTTGTCTTTAACCAGAGTATACTATATTTTAAGTGTAGTAAGTTTTAATCACTTCGTTCGGCCAATTGATAAAAAGTAAGGTTCTTCGATCGATGTACGTTTTTAATTATGTACTAAGATTAGAATGCTCGTAATGCGCTTTGGTCGTCATTACATGAGTCGTTACTCTTTATCGAAATTTCAGCCTACAGTTGTTCTGTGTTTCTAGCGCATATAATTAGCCTTAACTTcacaatttctttttttgagCTAACTATGataacatttaactttaataacaTGAGATTCGGTATATCGATTTTTAGCGTGAAACAAAAACGTGAAGAGAACTTTTAACCAAGCAATGTTTGTATGGGTTGTCTATGGTCTTACGGCTGAAAATGAAATGACGCACATGATGCAATACgtgtgtgaataaatgaatgaataagttTTTCGTAAAGGTATGTAAAATAATGTAGAGAACGGTCATTGATTCTGTTTTTATCAACACAAATTAGTTATAGTTACACTCGAGGGTGAGCAAGGACGACGATGAAGCcaaaataaacatacatttCACACAGCATGATATAAagcaaaattgtaaaacagcGTTTCTAGAAATCATAAATGAGAAAATAAGATAGTTAATGTAGCATTTAGAAACAAACttgtattatttctatttagtATATCACCCACTTATGCACCTTAGTTACTATAATATGCAACCAATATATCCTATTGCTGGATATTATGCCAATATTATAGGGTTGCTTTTAAATGCCAATATAACTGatttaaaggggcataccaacgaaaaatcaaaatttgtgtattgatagatatgctcgaatgtgatctaaaggtaccatcaaagtttcaaaatacgaaacagcttttgaaaaaaatgagtttcaaaaccgcaaattcaaCCGTTGGAGTAAAAAAGAATTGGCCGTGGCGCAATGCATatgatttcccataagaaataatttcactcaatttgatcgtttctagtttctaaaatactgaagaaaattcaaattttatttttaatttggtataatgaatgcttcttctttaagaatatataaaaaatattgtaaaacataagactttattatatttaattatcgattgaacatagctacataatatgctgactcagcactttTTTTCCTATTACTTACTTTTTAAGAATTGTGTCTCACTGGTACCTGCTGTAcgattttctttataaaaaagtcagtTCTTCGTGTTGAACATtaggtttaaacaaattgctgagtcagcataatctggtatgtagctatgttcaatcgaaaaatttaaacataataacgtttatattttttttatatattcacaaagaagaagcattcattataccaaatcccaaataaaatttggtttttctttagtagtttagaaactatAAACGATCAAAGTTCAGTGtcttttttcttatgggaaatcccatgcattgtcgaaacagcagaatttgttttactccagcgttttttttttacgcgttttttaaaaagctgtGCTTTTTTAGGAAACTTGGATGGTTCCTTTAGGTCACATTTGGGCATCTGTAATCtgtatccatatacaaattttcatttttcgttggtatgcccctttaaagtaaattcaaaatatagtaaaaagAAACCTTGTTAATGTTTATGTAAACTAAATCTTTAATGTCTTGTTTCAGGTGAAATATCATTTGCCGAATGTGAATTGTTTCTAGTTAATGTACAAACTCAAGGACCATGGGGAAAAAGAAAGGAAAGGGGAGTGATTCAAAACCATCACAACCTACAGATGGAGAACCCAATGTTACTGGTGGAAAGAAAAGCAGAAAAAAGCAAGATGATAATTGGGAAGATGATGTACTGAATGAAATAGCTGTTATGGCTGGAGGTGATGAACCAGCTTCTAAAGCAGAGTCTGTGAAGCCAGATGCTACCAAGAAGGAAAATGAACCACAGAAAACTGCAGAACAAACCACGCCTGCTACGGAAAATGCGGAACCTGTTGtggagaaaaaaaagaataagaaaaaagataaaaaaggaaataagAATGCCCAAACTAAACCTGTCACTTCTGATAAAACTGACGAGCAGAAAACTGAGAATGATTCAGAATCAAAAAACAAAGCGGATGATGCAAAACCTGATGCTGAAGAACAGGCTGAGGGAACGCAATCAAATAAgagcaaaaaaaagaaaaaggcaaagcAAGCTGAAGAAGAGAAAGCGAAGAAGGGGAAACCAAATAAAGCAATGCTGAAAGTTATTcaagaaactttaaaaaagaaaaaggaagaAGAGGAGCGTCTCCAACGGATAGAGGACGAGAgaattaaaaaagaagaagatgCGGAAAAAGCAAGATTGCATGCTCTCGAGCTTATTAGactgaaaaaagaaaaaaagaagcaAGACAAAAAGGATAAAATATTAAGGTTGAAACAAGAAGGAAAATATCTGACTCCAACTCAACGGGAACAACAGAAAAGGAGGCAAGCATATCtggaaagtttaaaacaacaaggtATTGCTATCCCGGAGAAGGGAACAgaagaaaaaatgaagaaacCTAGATatgaaaagaagaagaaagttAAACAAGTTGAACAGAAGTCGGACGAGCCAGAAGCTGAAGACGAAGAGGTGGTTGAGGAGGAACCATTCGAGATAATTGATGTGGAAGGGGATGAGGAACTAgtagaagaagaagaagaagaagaggaagaagatcTTGGGTGGGAAGCATGGGATGATGCTCCTGTTGATGAAGAGAAGAAAGATGAGGAGGTTGAAGAAGACTCTGAGAGTGATGAAGAAGAGGAGTCTGAATCGGAAGAGGAGGAACCTGTTGTTGAGCATGAGAAGAACATGTCCTCTAAGGAAAAAGTCAAGTTGAGATTGGAGAAGCAAAGAAAGCAATACGAGAATGAAAAATCCATTAAAGATCTTCGCTCGCCAATTATTTGCGTCATGGGGCATGTCGATACTGGCAAAACGAAGATTTTAGATAAAATTCGACACACTAATGTACAGGATGGTGAGGCTGGTGGTATTACTCAGCAAATTGGGGCCACTAATATTCCAGTTAATGCAATCCTGGAGCAAACGAAAATGGTGAAGGATCGTAAAGAGATTCAGTTACCTGGGCTGTTGGTTATCGATACCCCAGGTCACGAATCTTTTAGCAATCTGCGTTCTCGTGGGTCTTCAAACTGTGATATGGCGATTCTTGTTGTTGATATTATGCATGGTCTTGAACCACAAACTATAGAATCAATTAACATGCttaagaaaaagaaaacaccatttgttgttgctttaaataaaatagatcGACTCTACGAATGGAAATCGCAGCCGAAAATGGATATTACAAACTGTATTCAATCTCAGAAGAAAAATGTTATGAATGAATTGACAGAAAAAGTCAATGGGGTGATCGTACAGTTTGCTGAACAAGGTTTAAACGTGAAGTTGTATTATGAAAATGAGGACCCAAAGCACTGGATTTCTATGATACCAACATCTGCTATATCTGGCGATGGTATGGGTAACTTAATGGCACTGGTCGTGCAGCTATGCCAGACTGTGTTAGTCAAACGACTGATGTACTCT
It encodes the following:
- the LOC100185599 gene encoding eukaryotic translation initiation factor 5B-like, producing the protein MGKKKGKGSDSKPSQPTDGEPNVTGGKKSRKKQDDNWEDDVLNEIAVMAGGDEPASKAESVKPDATKKENEPQKTAEQTTPATENAEPVVEKKKNKKKDKKGNKNAQTKPVTSDKTDEQKTENDSESKNKADDAKPDAEEQAEGTQSNKSKKKKKAKQAEEEKAKKGKPNKAMLKVIQETLKKKKEEEERLQRIEDERIKKEEDAEKARLHALELIRLKKEKKKQDKKDKILRLKQEGKYLTPTQREQQKRRQAYLESLKQQGIAIPEKGTEEKMKKPRYEKKKKVKQVEQKSDEPEAEDEEVVEEEPFEIIDVEGDEELVEEEEEEEEEDLGWEAWDDAPVDEEKKDEEVEEDSESDEEEESESEEEEPVVEHEKNMSSKEKVKLRLEKQRKQYENEKSIKDLRSPIICVMGHVDTGKTKILDKIRHTNVQDGEAGGITQQIGATNIPVNAILEQTKMVKDRKEIQLPGLLVIDTPGHESFSNLRSRGSSNCDMAILVVDIMHGLEPQTIESINMLKKKKTPFVVALNKIDRLYEWKSQPKMDITNCIQSQKKNVMNELTEKVNGVIVQFAEQGLNVKLYYENEDPKHWISMIPTSAISGDGMGNLMALVVQLCQTVLVKRLMYSEQLQCTVLEVKAIQGLGTTIDVILTNGRLKYGDTIVVPGVEGPIVTHVKGLLMPEPLKELRVKNPYTKYSEVKAAQGIKILAKDLDKAMAGASLLVARGEEEIEICKEEVQAEVNEALKAIKLQERGVFVQASTLGSLEALLEFLKQSKIPYAGIGIGPVHRKDIMKASVMLEHDDQWAVILAFDVKVEREAQEIAENLGVKIFTADIIYHLFDAFMQHREDLKKRKQDEFRQVAVFPCKIRIAPNCVFKSRDPIIIGVQVESGQLRVGTPICAQLPSGEILPVGIVASMEFNHKPIEIARKPQEVCIKIEGTPGEAPKMVGRHFGEKDLLMSKINRDSINALKDWFRDDMTKNDWQLIIELKKLYEII
- the LOC100180875 gene encoding solute carrier family 35 member E3: MVEMAEKKIAFVLLLNLLCSTCIVLLNKWLYTKMKFPNVTLTCFHFLATSTGLYICQLMNVFSPKRLPLKDVLPLSVTFCGFVVFTNLSLQNNTVGTYQLAKVLTTPVIIAIQTYFYNTEFTTRIKATLIPITLGVFVNSYYDIKFSMVGSIYAVAGVMVTAVYQILVGSKQKELQANSMQLLYYQAPLSSLMLLVIIPIFEPVISEGGVFSGSWGFDAIRLVLASGVIAFMINLTIFWIIGNTSPVTYNMFGHFKFSITLLGGYFLFRDPIQLYQVFGILITVCGILAYTHEKLKGQSSPKSKLQTRV
- the LOC113474267 gene encoding cytochrome c oxidase subunit 4 isoform 1, mitochondrial-like; the encoded protein is MASSLLRVALHRVVSHRSVHLTKVRPSMVVGFGGPVQLAENRDPNVNPIFHESLTNPIPDKPRTLKYTGDLATLKEMEVGDWKKLSVEEQMDLYNSYFGTSIADMCRDQDGWKSVLGAGMIFISFGLLLHLFIHLYINPPYVWTTLDEDWVKASIKRQIQSHAGDITGYSSKWDYANNRWK